The following coding sequences are from one Remersonia thermophila strain ATCC 22073 chromosome 2, whole genome shotgun sequence window:
- a CDS encoding mitochondrial 37S ribosomal protein uS10m, with translation MSTPRLIRPLRPLLQGQVPRAAPRAAATQLRTYASVEQPSAPSAAKASSANAPAAEEAAEESGKKNRVSRLPRALEALYLKPLRREAEYGVPTCDLQLRSYSARNLEFFCDFALRAAYYLNLPAFGPVPLPRLVERWTVPKSTFIFKKSQENFERITLRRLIQIKDGHPDNVQLWLAFLQKHAYYGVGMKANVWEFSKLDVAKEMDKSVDETAKLMEGKWDHLAYVEKKAEPEGKPREQLPTPEALEQFIAAERRRIAGGR, from the exons ATGAGCACACCGCGGTTAATACGGCCATTGCGGCCCCTTCTCCAGGGCCAGGTG CCccgcgcagcgcctcgggcggctgcTACACAGCTCCGCACCTATGCCTCGGT AGAGCAACCTAGtgcgccgagcgccgcgaaAGCGTCGAG CGCCAACGCGCCGGCCGCtgaggaggccgccgaggagtcCGGCAAGAAGAACCGCGTGTCCCGGCTCCCCCgggcgctcgaggccctcTACCTCAAGCCCCTccggcgcgaggccgagtacGGCGTGCCGACGTGCGACCTGCAGCTCCGCTCCTACTCGGCGCGCAACCTCGAGTTCTTTTGCGACTTtgccctgcgcgccgcctaCTACCTGAACCTCCCGGCCTTTGGGCccgtgccgctgccgaggctgGTCGAGCGCTGGACCGTGCCCAAGTCGACCTTCATCTTCAAGAAGAGCCAGGAGAACTTTGAGCGGATCACCCTGCGGCGGCTGATTCAGATCAAGGACGGCCACCCGGACAACGTCCAGCTGTGGCTGGCGTTCCTGCAGAAGCATGCGTACTACGGCGTGGGCATGAAGGCGAACGTTTGGGAGTTTAGCAAGCTGG ATGTGGCCAAGGAGATGGACAAGAGCGTCGACGAGACGGCGAAGCTCATGGAGGGCAAGTGGGATCACCTGGCCTAcgtggagaagaaggccgagcccgaggggaAGCCCCGCGAGCAGCTGCCGACTCCCGAAGCCCTGGAGCAgttcatcgccgccgagaggaggaggattgCCGGTGGGCGGTAG